The Dongia rigui genome includes the window ACTGGCGCCCAATTTAGAACCTAATGCGGGTCGTGGCCTGCCGGACCGTCCGGCTGCGGTGGCGTCTTGCGGAAAAAGATACAGGGATGGTGCCTTCGGATTCCCCCAGCGATCTGCCGCCCCCCGCGGCGGATACCGCCGCGCAGGCGACGGCTGAGGTCGCGTTACCCCTGCGACCGCGCCGGCGGCGGTTCGCGCGATTCATGCTGCGATTGACCCTGCTCCTCATCATCGCCGCCACCCTTGCCACCTTTTTTCGCCTGGAATTGGTCAATCGCGCCGGACCCTGGCTGCTGGCGCGCGAGCTGGACGTGCCGGTTGAGCTCGGCGTTGCCCGGTTCGACTGGAACCAATCGCATATCGACCGCCTGATCCTCGGCAGCCAGCGCGACATCGTGGTCGAGGATGTGACGCTCACCTACGATCCCTTAAGCGCGCGCCTGCAATCGGTAGAGATCGGCCGCGTCGCCCTCCTTGCACGCTACGACCCGGGGAAGGGGCCGGGCATCAGCTTGGGCGATCTTGACCCGCTGGTCGAAAGGCTGCGCGCGATGGCAAGCGCACCCGGCGATCCGGATGCAGCCAGCGCACCACTGCCCGATATGCTGGTGAAATCTTTCGAGATCGGCCTCGCGTCGCCCGCCGGCTTCATCAACGGCAGCGGCCAGGCCAATGTGAACGCCCAGGCTGTCATCGCCCAGTTCACCCTGCGCGAGCAGCAGGATTATGCCCGCGTCGATATCAGCCTTGCCGCCCCCTTGACCAAGGACGGCAAGCCGCCGCTGGGCGACGTGACACTCAATATGGATGCCCATTCCGCCCTGTGGCCGTTGCTGGGTCTGGCGCAGCCGACGGCTGGCAACATCAAGGCCAGCGCCCATCTGCGCATGCCCGAACCGGGTGGTGCCGTCGATGCGCCCATCGCGCTGGCCGATTGGCAGGCAGAAGCCGTCAATTTCACCTATCCGGGTCTTACCGCGCCGCTCAACGGCACGCTGGGCGGCACGGCTGCTTATGGCGCCGATTGGCTGTCGCTCGAAAAACTCGCTGGCGACATCAAGGGCGGCATCAGTGCCGCCTTCACGGCAAAGGTCAGCGGCAATTTGCGCGCCTCGCCGCTCACCGGGACGCAAGCCCTTGCCGGCGACCTCGACCTCAAGTTGAACGGCGGTGATTTCACTTTTCCCGGCGTCAACGTGACCGGCCTCACCTTGGCCCTGCCGGTCTCCGTTTCCGCCGAACGCGCGGGCGGCGCGACCACGGTCGATATCGCGCTGACCAAGCCCGGCACATTGGGATTCCAGAAACTGGCCGTGGGCGACGGATCGGTGACGTTGCCCAAGGCGACAAATCTTACCTTCAAAGGCGACGGGGCCAGCACGATTCACCTTGCCTGGCGTGATGCAGCCCCCATTGCGGCCGATTTCAGCCTCGCCATCGCCAAATCGAGCTTCACGGTCGAACCAAAGGCCGCGGGCGAACGACTGCTTGTGGCTATGCCAGAAGCCAAGCTCACAGGCCGTTATGCGGCCGATGCCCCCCTTGCCTACACCTTCGACGTCAAGAACGCGCAGGTGGCAGTACCCGCGCGTGCCCTCACCCTCGGCAAGGTCGCCGTCAGTCTCGCCAGCGATGCCAATGGCCTCAGGGCGAAGCTCTCGACCGGGGCGCTGGCCGGTCTCGGCGCCTTCACGCCGGTGAAGGGCACGGCCGAGGCAACGCTGGTGGGCGACAAGGCCAGCTTCAAGGCGCGCTTCCAGGGCGACGATCAGCCGCTCGATCTGAGCCTCACCGGCAAGGCAGATCTCGCCAAGCAGAGCGGCGCGGTCGATCTCAAGCTGGCGCCACTCGATTTCGCCATTGGCGGGCTGCAGCCCTACAACCTGTTCCCGCCCTTGCGCGACTATCTTGACGACATCTCGGGTCGTGTCGAGCTCGAAGGACCCGTGCGTTTCGATAGCGGTGGTTTCACCTCCGATCTCAAGCTGGGCTTGACGCAGATTTCCGGCAAGGTCGGCCCGGTGCAGCTCACCAATGTCAACTCGGTCATCAATATCGATCGGCCCTGGCCGCTCTCCACCAAGCCGGATCAAGTGTTGGCGGTCGAACTGGCCGATATCGGCCTGCCGCTGACCAACGTTCTCTTCCGCTTCAAGGTCAGCGACGGCAAGACTCTGGACCTCAAGGAATCACGCCTTGAGATGACCGGCGGCAAGGTGACGCTCGATCCCGCCATCCTCAGCTTTGACGCGCCGGCCCAGAACCTGATGCTGCGCGTCGAAGGGATTTCGGTGGCCAAGCTTTTCGACACGCTGGGTATCGCGGGCCTCTCCGGCGAAGGCGATGTCTCGGGCGCGGTGCCGGTCACGATCTTCCCCGGCGGCATCGCCATCCCGAATGCCAAGCTGGCGGCGACGGCGCCGGGCGTTCTGCGCTATGATCGCGCCCAGGCGCCGCTCGCCCTGCAAAGCGCCGGGGAGTCGGTCGCCATGGCTCTGGAGGCCCTGGCCGACTTCCATTACGAAAAGTTGATGCTGGATTTGACCCGGAACCTGACCGGGGATGTCAACCTGGGCTTGCATATCAGCGGCCGCAATCCCAGCTTCTATGACGGTTATCCGGTCGAATTCAACCTCTCGGTCGAGGGACGGCTCGACCAGGCGTTGAAGGAAGGCTTGGCCGGCTATCAGGTGCCAGATATGATCCAGCAGCAATTGGAAAAGCTCTCTCCCTGAGGGGACAACTATAAAGGTTCGCATGATGACTGGCCGTCCACATATCCCGCGGGCTTCACAGCAGGCTTTACTGGCCACAGCCCTGCTCGGGCTTGGCCTTGCCGCCTGCAACCCGACCGTCAAGGTCGAGGCACCCGACAAGCCGATCGTGATCAATCTCAACGTCAAGATCGAGCAGGAGGTCCGGATCAAGGTCGACAAGGATGTCGACAATCTGGTCACCTCGAACCCCAATATTTTCTGATCCGGAAAGCAAAGACGATGCGCAACATTCTTCGCAACCTGATGGTCGCCCTGTTGCTGGTGGGCAGTTTGGGCGCCACCAGCCTGCCGGCCCATGCCGACCCGCTCGACGACGCCCGTGCGGCCGGTCAAATCGGCGAACGTGCCGATGGTTATGTGGCACTGGTCGATGCCGGGGCACCCGCCAACGTCAAGCAACTGGTCGACGAGGTGAACGCCAAGCGCCGCGCTGCCTATCAGAAGATCGCTGCTGAAAAGAGCGTGCCGACCGAGCAGATCGCCGCCATCGCGGCCGAGAAGATCATCCGCGAGATCCTGACGCCCGGCATGTACTACATGGATGCCAGCGGCAGCTGGAAGCAGAAGTAACGCGCTTACCCGCCCGGCTAAAGCCGGGCCTGGAAGGGGATGTCCAGCAAGATGAGCCAGCGCAGTCTGCCAGCCGATATCGACGCGACCCTCGCTCTCCTGGGCGAGGGTCGTTACGTTGCCGATCGGGCCCTCGCCACAGCTATCTTCCTTGCCCTGAAACTCGGCCGCCCCCTGTTCCTCGAAGGCGAGGCCGGCGTCGGCAAGACCGAAATCGCCAAGGTGTTGAGCCAGACCCTGGGCCGCGATCTGGTGCGCCTGCAATGTTATGAGGGCCTCGACGTCGCCGCGGCCGTCTATGAATGGAACTATGCGCGCCAGATGCTCGAGATCCGCCTCGCCGAAGCAGCGCATGAGGGGGACAAGAACAAGATCGCGGCCGACATCTTCTCCGAACGCTTCCTGATCAAACGCCCGCTCCTCCAAGCTCTCGAGCCAAACCCCAAGGGCCCGCCAGTCCTCCTCATCGACGAGCTTGACCGGACCGACGAGCCGTTCGAGGCGTTCCTCCTCGAGATCCTCTCGGACTTCCAGGTGACGATCCCGGAAATTGGCGTGGTGAAGGCCGCCGAACCGCCGCTGGTCATCATCACCTCGAACCGCACGCGCGAGATTCACGACGCGATCAAGCGGCGCTGCTTCTATTACTGGGTCGATTACCCCAGCGCCGCGCGCGAACTGGAAATCCTGCGCACCAAGGTTCCAGCGGCCGAGCGCGATCTTGCGGAAGAAATCGTCGCTTTCGTGCAGCGCCTGCGCGCACGCGAATTGTTCAAGCTGCCGGGTGTCGCCGAGACGATCGACTGGGCCGACGCCCTTCTCCAACTCAATCAAACCTCGCTCAGCGCCGAAATGGTCGATAACAGCCTTGGCGCCCTGCTCAAATACCAGGACGACATCGCGAAAATCCGCGGCAGCGAGGCGGCAAAGATCCTCGACGAGATCAAGCTGGAGATCGCCGCCGGCCGGGTCCAGGCCGCGCGCCAGGCCTGACGCGCCATGTCGCTCGAAATCCGCGAAAGCAAGCTGTTCGAGAACATCATGCATTTCGCGCGCGTGCTGCGTGGTGCGGGCCTGCCCATCGGCCCCGGCCAGGTGGTCGAGGCGCTGACCGCTGTGAAAGCGGCCGGCATCGGCAGCCGTGCCGATTTCTACTGGACGCTCCATGCCGTCTTCGTCAACCGCCGCGACCAGCGCGAGTTGTTCGACCAGGCCTTCCATGTCTTCTGGCGCAACCCGCAACTGCTCAACAAGGTGCTGGGCCTGTTGCTGCCGCGCTTCAAGGACGACACGCCGCCGGATGAGGACGAAGCGCTGGCGCCCCGGGTCGCCGACGCCCTTGCGGGTGATCGCCCCATGCAGGTGCCGGACGCCGCCGACCAGGAAGAACTGACGCTCGATGCCAGCCTCACCTATTCCGAACGCGAATTGCTGCAGGCCAAGGATTTCGAGCGCATGACGGCGGCCGAGATTGTCGAAGCCAAGCGCCTCATCAAGAATTTCCGCCTGCCGATCATGGAAGTGCCGACCAGGCGCCACCGGCCCGATCCCAACGGCCGCAGGGTCGATCTCCGCGCGACCTTGCGCGCCAGCTTGCGCAGCGCCGGGACGATTCCGCTGAAATTCAAAAGCCCCAAGCGCCGTCATCCGCCGCTGGTGGTTCTTTGTGACATCTCCGGTTCGATGAGCCGCTATTCGCGTCTCTTTCTCCATTTCCTCCATGCCGTGACCAGCGACCGCGACCGGGTCCATACCTTCCTCTTCGGCACCAGGCTCACCAACATCACCCGCGATCTAAAGGCACGCGACATCGATGTCTCGCTCGACCGGGTATCGAAGCATGTGCAGGACTGGTCCGGCGGCACGCGCATTGGGCCGAGCCTCGCCGAGTTCAACCGCAAATGGGGCCGGCGCGTGCTGGGCCAGGGGGCGCTGGTGCTCCTCATCACCGATGGCCTCGACCGCGACCAGATCGAGGTCTTGGAGGCCGAGATGGAGCGGCTCCATAAATCCTGCCGGCGCCTCATCTGGCTCAACCCTCTGCTGCGTTTCGAAGCCTATCAGCCGATCAGCCAGGGTCCGCGCGTGATGATCCGTCATGTTGACGATTTCCGCGCCATCCATAATCTCAATTCCATGCAGGATCTGACGCAGAGCCTTGCCAATCCCGGCGGCGCGCGTCTCGAAATGAGGGCCGCATGATGCACAAGGACGAAGACCTGCTGCAGGTCGCCGGCGATTGGAAACGCGCTGGACATGATGTCGCCGTGGCGACCGTGACCGCCACCTGGGGCTCGTCCCCACGCCAGGCCGGCAGCCAGATGATTGTCGACAATCAGGGCCGCATGCTGGGCTCCGTCTCCGGCGGCTGCGTCGAAGGCGCCGTCGTGCGCGAGGCGATGGAGATCATGGCTGACGGCAAGCCGCGCCTCCTCGATTTCGGCATCACCAATGAACAGGCCTGGGAAGTGGGCCTGGCGTGCGGCGGCAAGCTGCAGATTTATGTCGAGCGCGTCGAATGAAACTGGCGCTCATCGAGGAACTGGCGGACCTTGCCGCCCGGCGCCAGCCGGCGGCCCTGATCACCGATCTCGCCAGCGGCGCGCAGCGGATCGAAACCGCGGCAACTGCCACCGGCGCGGTCGCCGAGGCCATCGCCGCCGACCGAAGCGGCGAGATCGAGAGCGACGGGCGTAAGTGCTTCGCCCTCATCCGCAACCCCTCTCCCCGTATCATCATCGTCGGCGCCGTCCACATCACCCAGGCCTTGGCGCCGATGGCGGCGCTTGCCGGCTACGATGTCGTCATCGTCGACCCGCGCGGCGCCTTTGCGACATCTGAGCGATTTCCCGGCACGACCCTGTCGCAGGATTGGCCGGATGACGCCCTCAATGCCTTGAAGCCCGATACGCGCTCGGCCGTGGTGACCCTGACCCACGACCCCAAGCTCGACGACCCGGCGCTCATCGTCGCCTTGCGCAGCCCAGCCTTCTATATCGGCTCATTGGGCAGCAAGAAGACCCATGCCAGCCGGTTGGCGCGCCTCAAGGAACAGGGTTTCGGCGACAACGAGATTGCCCGCATCCACGGGCCGGCGGGCCTCGATATCGGCGCCAAATCGCCGGCCGAGATCGCCGTCGCGGTGCTGGCGCAATTGACCGCCGCGCGGCATCAGAAGCCGACCCAGCGATGATCTTTGCCGAACTGCCGCTCGATGAATGTGAAGGCGCGCTGCTTGCCCATTCGCAGCGCGTGGGCGCGGAGATGTTCCGCAAGGGCCGCATTCTCGGGGGCGCCGATATCGACGCCCTGCGCGCGGCCGGCCTCACGCAACTCACCGTCGCCAAGCTGGAACCCGGCGATATCGGCGAGGACGACGCCGCGCATCGGCTCGCCGCTTCCCTCATCGGCAAGACCGGCGATCTGCGCCTCGACCCCGCCTTTGCGGGGCGCGTCAACATTCACGCAGCCGCCGCCGGCGTGGTTGCCCTGGCACCCACCGCCATCGACGCCCTCAACGCGGTTGACGAGGCGGTAACGCTGGCCACCCTGCCGCCCTTCAGCGCGGTGACGGCGGGGCAGATGGTGGCGACGCTGAAGATCATCCCCTATGCCGTCGCGGGCGATGTGCTGGACAAGGCCTTGGCGCGCATCGCCGCGGCCCCGGCGCCGCTCCTGCGCCTCCATCCCTATCGCCCACAGCGCGTGGTGCTCATCCAGACCGAATTGGCAGGGATCAAGGCCAGCGTGTTGGACAAGACCGAGCGCGTCACGGCGGAGCGGCTAGCCACGATGGGCCAGGCGGAACCCGCCACCGCGCGCTGCCCGCACAATCAGGCGGCCCTTGCCGATGCCTTGCAGCGCGCACGCGATGACGGTGCCGAGATGGTGCTGGTGGTGGGTGCTTCCGCGATCAGCGACCGCCGCGACGTCATCCCGGCAGCGATCACGGCACTGGGCGGGACGATCGATCACTTCGGCATGCCGGTCGATCCCGGCAACCTGCTGCTGCTGGCGCATATGGGCAAGGTGCCGGTCCTCGGCCTTCCCGGCTGCGCGCGCTCGGCCCGCCTCAATGGCTGCGACTGGGTGATGCAGCGGCTCCTCGCTGGCCTCTCTGTCGGCCCTGCCGATATCCGGGCGCTCGGCATCGGCGGCCTGCTCGCTGAAATCCCCAGCCGCCCCTTGCCGCGCGAGGCCCGGCCGCAGGCGCAACAGCCCAAGGTCGCCGCCATCGTGCTGGCCGCCGGCCGTTCCAGCCGCATGGGCCGCAACAAGCTGCTGCTCGATTGGAACGGCAAGCCGATCGTCGCCCATGTGCTCGACAAGCTTGCCGGCATCGGCTTTGCCGAGACGGTGGTGGTGATCGGCCACCAGGCCGGCAAGGTGAAGGCGGCGTTGAGCGACCGGCCCGGCCTCAAGATCGTCGAGGCGCGCGATTACGCCAGCGGCATGGCGGCCTCGCTGAAAGCCGGCCTCAAGGCCCTCGCCCCCGGCAGCGATGCCGCCCTGGTCATTCTCGGCGACATGCCGCAGATCTCGGCCGATCTGCTGAAGCGTCTCATCGCCGCCTATCAGCCGCTCGAAGGCCGCGCCATCGTGCTGCCCGTGGCCGATGGCAAGCGCGGCAACCCGGTCCTCTTCGACCGGCGCTTCTTCGCCGAGATGCTGCTGCTCGAAGGCGATGTCGGCGCCCGCCATATCATCGGCGGAAATGCCGAACTGGTGGCGGAAGTGCCGGCCCCGGCGCAGGAGATCTTCATCGATGTCGACACGCCGGAAGCCTATCAGCAGCTTCTGGCCGGCACCACGCCATGAGCAACGCCCTCTACCACGAAGCCCTCGTCGCCAAGGCGCGGAGCGGCACCGGCAAGGGCCGCCTTGCCGATCCGCAAGCCAGTGCCCGGCTCGACAACCCGCTTTGCGGCGACCGTGTCACCATCGACCTCCATCTCCAAAATGGCCGCATCACGAAAGTCGGCCACGAGGTGAAGGGCTGCCTGCTCTGCGAAGCCGCAGCCGCCACCATTGCCGAACTCGCCCCCGGCAAATCGCCGGATGAGGCGCGCGACCTTGCCGCCGCCGTCACCCGCATGATGAAGGAAGGCATCGCACCGCCTGAGCCCGCACTCGACATCTTCACGCCGGTCATCACGGCGAAGTCCCGCCGCGACTGCGTGATGCTGCCCTTCGGCGCACTCATCAAGGCGCTCGCCGACCAATAGGCCTCGCTCCGTCTTCCCATTTTCAAGGCGTCAGCCGGTTCGCCGTCGTGCGCGTGCGCCACAAGGAATAGACGACACCGGCCGACAAGATGCCGAAGGTTATGCCCAGCGACCAGCCCGCCGGGAACTTCTCCCAGCCGAGGAGGTCGGCCACGAAGATCTTCGAACCGATGAAGACCAGCAGGATCGCCAAGGCCTGCTTGAGATAGGCAAAGCGGTGCAGCACGGCAGCCAGCGCGAAATAGAGCGCGCGTAAGCCGAGGATCGCGAAGATGTTCGAGGTGTAGACGATATAGGGGTCGGTGGTGATGGCGAAGATCGCCGGCACCGAATCCACCGCGAAAATCACGTCGGCGATCTCGATAAGCACGAGGGCCAGGAACAGGGGCGTCACGAATGTCGCCAGGCGCCCGCTCTTCTCATCCGTCTGGCGCACAAAGAAGTTCTGGCCATGATGCTGGCGGGTCACCCGCAGATGCTTGTACATCCATTTGAGCAGCGGGTTGTCAGCGAGGTTGTTCTCCTTCTCGCTGATGAACAGCATCTTGATGCCGGTCACGATGAGGAAGGCGGCGAAGATATAAAGCACCCAGTGGAATTCGCTGACGAGGGCGGCACCAAAGCCGATCATCACCGCACGCAAGGTGATGGCACCCAGGATGCCCCAGAACAGCACGCGGTGCTGATAGGCGCGCGGCACTGCGAAAAAGGTAAAGATGAGGGCGATGACGAAGACATTGTCGAGCGCCAGGCTCTTCTCGACCACGAAGCCGGTCAGATATTCGAAGCCCGATTTGGCGCCGAGCTGCCACCAGACGAAGCCACCGAAGGCGAGGCCCAGCACGATGTAGAGGCTGGAGAGGGCGAGGCTTTCGCGCACGCCGATCTCGTGGCCAGCACCACCTTTGCCCTTGTGCAGAACCCCGAGGTCGAAGACCAGCAGCGCAATGACGATGCCGATGAAGCCGAACCACATCCACAGTGGCTGGCCGAGAAAGAGAGAGGTGAAGAAGGTTTCCATGACGTTCCCCGATATGAATTGCCTGGGGAGCACGGCTGGAAACGGTCGAGAAATCGTCCGGACCCAACATCGAGCTTACCCCGATGCGGTCCGACATCACGATATCCAAGACCATCGTCCATATAAGAACATGGTCCAAAAAAGAGATATCGCCAGAGGGGCCCGGCCCGCGACCCGCGATATGGGGCGGGGACCCGCGCGTTGCAAGCCCCCCTCTTGTATTTTTACCAGCCACATATTCGTCGCTGGCTCATACCCTGATCCATTGGTTGCATTTCCATTTGTGCGGCCTATCAAAAGAACTAGAGTGACCTGACCCATGGGGATCTTTGGTGATGAGGGGCAGGCGGTCATGTTCGATTTCGACAACGCGAAATTCATCGATGGCTACAAGCAGCGCTTCGGCCCGGTCACCGCAGACCTCGCCGGCGCCATCGAATTCCTGCTCGGCAAGATCGAGGCCGACACGCGCTTTACCGAGAACCCGGTCGATCGCTGGAAGATCGCCTATTGCCTTGCCACCTTCAAATGGGAGACGGCACACACCCTGCGCCCGATCGACGAGCATGGCGGCGATGCCTATTTCAACAAGCGCTATGCACCGGGAACGACGGCCGGCACCAATGTCGGCAATACCCAGCCCGGCGACGGCGCTCGCTATCACGGCCGCGGCTTCGTGCAATTGACCGGGCGCTTCAATTACGACCGCGCCGGCAAGTTCTTTAAAGTCGACCTCATCGGCAATCCGGACCGCGCCAAGGAACCGGAACTGGCTTACGAGATTGCGATGGAGGGCATGACCAAGGGCTGGTTCACCGGCGCCAAGCTGGCAAAGTTTTTCAAACCGGGCGCCCCGCCCAATTACGAGGACGCCCGCACCATCATCAACGGCCACGACAAGGCGCAGACCATTGCCGACCTTGCCCGCCGCTTCGATGAGCTGCTCGCCAACGCCCTGCCGGCATAGACCGAGCGTCAGGCCGTGATGTCACCACGCCCCGGCGCGCGCTTGCGGCCGGTGAACATGGCGCGCACCAGATTCTCGCGGTGGCGCAGGCTGGCGACGACGACACCGGCCACATGCAGCCCGACCAGGGCCAGCAGGATGTTGGCCAGCGCCTCATGCGTTTCCTCGACCCAGTCGACACCCCAGAAGGCGTCGGTGGTATAGAGCCAACCCGTGAGGCACAGGCCAGCCATCACCGTGATGAGTGCCAGGATCATGAGGCCGCCTGCCGGATTGTGGCCGAGATAGCGCGCCTCGCGTCCTTTCAGGATATCGATGAGATAGCCGGCGACGGATCGGGGCGTGCGCAGGAACTGGCCGAAGCGGGCATAGCGCGATCCCGCCACACCCCAGACGAGGCGCAGCGCAATCAATGAAGCCGCGGCATAGCCCGCCCATTGATGCAGATTGCGCCCGTCTTCCGAACTCGCCCAAGCGATGGCGAAACTCGCCACCAGGCACCAATGGAACACCCGCACGAACGGGTCCCACACCTTTACCGTCGCCGACATGCTCTCAATCCTCTTGCGCCTTGACCAGGGAGAAGGTCTTCGGGTCGTAATAGTTCTCGATCCGCTTGCCGTCCTTGTCGGTGCCGTAGACTTCGTAGCAGCCTTCGTCGATCTTGATCTTCTTGATCGTCACACCTTCGCTCTCCAGCTGCTTCTGCAGGGCGTCCTGGGGCTGCCATTCGCTTTCCGGGACGCTGCACAGATCGGCGGCACTGGCGGCACCGGCGCCGATCGCACTGAGGAACAAGGTGGTGATGAGAACGCGTTTCATTTTGAAGAACCTCGTGATGGGGTTGTCGAACGAGGAGGACCATCGCGGGTCAAGCTGACGCCAGGCTGAAGGGATAGCACTTTTTTCTTCAGCTTCGCGTAATCTGGGTCCGGCACGATGCGCGCCGCAGATAACGGGGCCTTGGACCATGCGTGTGCTTTTGATCGAGGACGAACCGGCTTTGGGTGCCGCAGTCGAGGAACACATCCGCGAGTCCGGCCACGCCGTTGACCGCGTGCTGCGGCTGGATGACGCAGAAGCCGCCTTGCGCGCCGTCGATTACGGGCTGGTCCTCCTTGATCTCAATCTGCCGGACGGCTCCGGCCTCACCTTACTGAAGGCAATGCGCCGCGCCGGCGACGCGCGCCCGGTCATCATCCTCACCGCCCGCGACCAGGTGCGCGACCGCATCGACGGGTTGAATGCCGGGGCCGATGATTACCTGGTGAAGCCCTTCGACCTTGACGAACTCGCCGCCCGTGTCGCCGCCGTGGCGCGGCGCAGCGGCGGCAACCCCAACACCATCATCCGCCTGCGCGATATGGAGATCGACACGGCGGCGCGCCATCTGAAGATAGATGGGAAGCGCGTCGACCTCACCTCCCGTGAATGGGCCATCCTCGAAGCCCTGCTGCGTCGCCCCGGCGCCATCATCAGCAAGGAACAGCTGGAAGACGCGCTCTATTCCTTCGACCAGGAGGTCGAGAGCAACACGATCGAGGTGCATGTGAGCCGCCTGCGCAAGAAGCTCGGCAAGGATGTGATCTCGACCATCCGCGGCGTCGGCTACCGGCTCGAGGACAACTGATGCCACAAACCATGCCCAGCCGATGGTCCCTGGCCCGACGCCTTGTCACCCTGCTGACCCTAGGGCTCGGCGTGCTATGGCTCGCCGCCGTCGGCATCTCCACCGGCCTGGTCTGGCATGAAATCGACGAAGTGCTGGATAGCGCGCTGCAGGAAACCGCCCAGCGCCTGTTGCCCTTGGTGGTCGCCGACCTCGGCGAGCATGACGAGACGGAGGGCGAGCGCACCATCGGCGACGCGGTCGAAGGGCACCGCGAATACATCCTCTATCAGGTGCGCGATGCGGACGGACGCGTCGTCCTGCGCTCGCATGATGCGCCGGCCGAGGCCCTGCCCGTACCGCTGGCGCCGGGCTTTGCCACCATCGACGGCCGCCGCTTCTATACCGAAATGTCGGCCGCGACCGGCATCGCCGTGCAGGTGACCGAGAAACCAGGGCACCGCTTCGAGACCATTCTCGACAGCGTCGTTGGCCTGCTGCTACCCATCGTCCTGGTGCTACCCTTGGCCGGCATCGCCGTCTACTGGACCGTGCGCCAATTGGTCCGCCCGATCGACTCCGTGCGCCAGGCGATCGGCACCCGCAGCGGCACCGATCTCGCCCCCATCGATGGCGCCGCCTTGCCGATCGAGCTGCAGCCGATCATCACCGACGTCAACCGGCTGCTGGACCGGCTCGATCTTGCCTTGGCGGGCGAACGTGCCTTTGCCGCCAACAGCGCCCATGAGCTGCGCACCCCAATCGCCGCCGCCCTGGCCCAGCTGCAGCGCCTCTCCGCCGATCTCGGCGGCACCGCGCACAAGGCGCGGATCGATCTCATCCTCGGCTCGCTGCGCCGGCTTGGCAACATGGTCGAAAAAATGCTGCAGCTGGCCCGCGCCGACAGCGGCATCGCCATCACCGGCGAAAGCGCCGACCTGCTCCCTGTCCTCACTTTGCTGGTTGATGAATTGCGCCGCAGCAGCGGCGGTTCCAGCCGCATCGTCCTCACCGAGCCGGACATCACGCAGTGGCCGCGGCGCATCGACATCGACGCCTTCGGCATCGTCCTGCGCAATCTGGTCGACAATGCGCTCATCCACGGCGACCCATCGCATCCCGTCAATATCTTCCTCGATGCGGCCGGCGATCTGCACGTCGTCAATCGCGGTCCGGTTGTGGCGCCCGACAAGCTGCACCAGCTCACCGAACGCTTCCGCCGTGGCGCCACCGAGGCGCCGGGTTCGGGTCTCGGCCTTGCCATCGTCGAGACGATCCTGCGCCAGGCCGGCGGTACGCTCGCCCTCAGTTCACCGGCCAAGGGCACGGCGGATGGATTCGAGGCCGTCGTCTCCCTGCCCTGAGCCAAGCCTCTCGCCAGTTCTGCGGCATTGCAGCCACAGTGCCGGCGCTGTCGCATGTTC containing:
- a CDS encoding sensor histidine kinase; this translates as MPSRWSLARRLVTLLTLGLGVLWLAAVGISTGLVWHEIDEVLDSALQETAQRLLPLVVADLGEHDETEGERTIGDAVEGHREYILYQVRDADGRVVLRSHDAPAEALPVPLAPGFATIDGRRFYTEMSAATGIAVQVTEKPGHRFETILDSVVGLLLPIVLVLPLAGIAVYWTVRQLVRPIDSVRQAIGTRSGTDLAPIDGAALPIELQPIITDVNRLLDRLDLALAGERAFAANSAHELRTPIAAALAQLQRLSADLGGTAHKARIDLILGSLRRLGNMVEKMLQLARADSGIAITGESADLLPVLTLLVDELRRSSGGSSRIVLTEPDITQWPRRIDIDAFGIVLRNLVDNALIHGDPSHPVNIFLDAAGDLHVVNRGPVVAPDKLHQLTERFRRGATEAPGSGLGLAIVETILRQAGGTLALSSPAKGTADGFEAVVSLP